The following coding sequences are from one Lysinibacillus sp. FSL W8-0992 window:
- a CDS encoding YibE/F family protein: MFTTISHKKRILFYILLALCFVASVLFVSHNESFYERPIAEVIKTELEDSTPISDMYSNDDQLFTQQITALVKNGEAKGQLIHLTNEYSSSGAFDHEYKVGNKLFVSIKADNAQKGQLSGLILDAKRDQYVLIVAWIFIFALLIVGKRQGLFSIISLIVNALLLSFALDLYVKHANVSLLFVSGVCVLLFTGVSLILINGLNEKTYAAMLATLLGTFISLLISFFVLWITSENGLRYEEMQFLTRPYRMVFMAGLFIGALGAVMDVSITMASSMFALYEQDPSISDKALKVSGLDIGKDVMGTITSILFFVYICGSIPMLILYLKNSSTLGLTLSMNLSLELARALAGGIGVVLTIPISLYTSIFFIKRKRVN, from the coding sequence TTGTTTACTACTATTTCTCATAAAAAACGGATTTTATTCTATATCCTATTAGCGTTGTGCTTTGTGGCTTCCGTTTTATTTGTTTCTCACAATGAATCCTTTTATGAGCGGCCAATTGCGGAAGTGATAAAAACAGAGTTGGAAGATTCAACACCTATATCAGATATGTATAGTAATGATGATCAATTATTTACGCAGCAAATAACTGCATTAGTGAAAAATGGAGAAGCCAAAGGTCAACTTATTCATTTAACAAATGAGTATTCTTCCTCTGGCGCTTTTGATCACGAATACAAGGTCGGAAACAAACTTTTTGTTTCTATAAAGGCAGACAACGCTCAAAAAGGGCAATTATCAGGTTTGATTTTAGACGCAAAGCGCGATCAATACGTATTAATCGTTGCGTGGATTTTTATTTTCGCCTTATTAATTGTTGGCAAAAGACAGGGGCTATTTTCAATAATCAGTTTGATCGTTAATGCACTTTTATTATCATTTGCATTGGATTTATATGTAAAGCACGCTAACGTCAGCTTGTTATTCGTTAGCGGTGTATGTGTTCTGCTATTTACCGGTGTTTCATTGATACTCATAAATGGATTAAATGAAAAAACCTATGCGGCAATGCTGGCAACACTTTTAGGAACGTTCATTTCATTACTTATTAGCTTTTTCGTATTGTGGATTACATCTGAAAATGGCCTTCGATACGAGGAAATGCAATTTCTAACGCGTCCTTATCGCATGGTTTTTATGGCTGGTTTATTTATCGGGGCATTAGGGGCTGTAATGGATGTTTCAATTACTATGGCTTCTTCCATGTTTGCTTTGTATGAACAAGATCCATCCATTTCTGACAAAGCTTTAAAAGTTTCAGGGCTTGATATTGGGAAAGATGTGATGGGCACAATTACGAGTATTTTGTTTTTTGTGTATATATGCGGTTCCATTCCTATGCTTATTTTATATTTAAAAAATTCGTCTACGCTAGGGCTAACACTTTCCATGAATCTTTCATTAGAATTAGCTCGTGCTCTAGCAGGTGGTATTGGCGTTGTCTTAACAATCCCTATCAGTCTTTATACTTCTATTTTTTTCATTAAACGAAAGAGGGTAAATTGA
- a CDS encoding YibE/F family protein encodes MNVLVWLAAILFILMIVIGGKKGVRSFLSLFLNFGVLFVTIFLMTNPKNSPIVLTFIACTIISWISLFYINEKNSKTITAFISTMITIVILLFFIVVVTGKSMIQGFGEESTEEISIFSLYIGVNFVQIGASVIIMSTIGAILDVAISIASSMHEIFHHNPLISRKKLFTSGLSIGKDILGTDTNTLFFAFFGGYLGLLIWFKDLNYSIGEIINSKVFSTELITIFCAGIGIAAIIPIASSVNAYYLVKTREKVRAQESASHSK; translated from the coding sequence ATGAATGTATTAGTGTGGCTAGCAGCTATTTTATTTATATTAATGATTGTTATTGGTGGAAAAAAAGGGGTACGCTCTTTTCTTTCTCTATTTTTAAATTTTGGGGTGCTCTTTGTAACGATTTTTTTAATGACTAATCCTAAAAACAGCCCCATCGTATTAACATTTATTGCCTGCACAATCATTAGTTGGATTAGCCTATTTTATATTAATGAAAAGAATAGCAAAACAATCACCGCATTTATTTCGACGATGATTACCATTGTCATACTTCTCTTTTTTATTGTGGTTGTCACAGGGAAGTCTATGATTCAAGGGTTTGGAGAAGAATCTACAGAGGAAATTAGTATCTTTTCACTTTATATTGGTGTTAACTTTGTTCAAATTGGCGCTTCTGTAATTATTATGAGTACAATTGGAGCCATTTTAGACGTCGCCATTTCCATCGCTTCGTCCATGCATGAAATTTTTCACCACAACCCTCTCATTAGCAGAAAAAAATTGTTCACATCAGGCTTAAGCATTGGGAAAGATATTTTAGGAACGGATACAAATACGCTATTTTTCGCTTTTTTCGGTGGCTATTTAGGACTTTTAATATGGTTTAAAGATTTAAACTACTCGATTGGCGAAATCATCAACTCTAAAGTGTTCAGCACTGAGCTCATCACAATTTTTTGTGCGGGAATCGGCATAGCTGCCATTATCCCCATCGCATCTTCTGTTAATGCCTATTATTTAGTCAAAACTCGGGAAAAAGTACGTGCACAAGAAAGTGCCAGTCACTCAAAGTGA
- a CDS encoding ABC transporter permease subunit produces the protein MTPFSILTKKEYVQMFRDFKVIWLPLAFMFLGATQPVVTYYLPSILASLGGNQGITIDPLMIQQDGAQVMAATLGSQFDQLGIMIVVISMMGIIQSDKANGMLDFILTRPVKVGSYIGGKLFSNFSVVAISVTFGYVVSYVYVNFLFNNISFLDMILAIVFYQLWVLFMISFTSMVSTIFNGQGVIALISIVCLFIFKIISGVHPIIDLLNPAGMSQHAMMVLITGSVDSHLYGNMLITFIWISLTVTISHYWISEKKYHKD, from the coding sequence ATGACGCCTTTTTCTATTTTAACTAAAAAAGAATATGTACAAATGTTTCGTGACTTTAAAGTTATTTGGTTACCTCTTGCTTTTATGTTTTTAGGCGCAACGCAACCGGTTGTTACATACTATTTACCATCAATTTTAGCCTCGCTTGGAGGAAATCAAGGCATTACGATTGACCCTTTAATGATTCAGCAGGATGGAGCGCAGGTAATGGCCGCAACTCTTGGTTCGCAATTCGATCAGTTGGGCATTATGATTGTTGTCATTTCTATGATGGGCATCATTCAGTCAGATAAAGCAAATGGGATGCTTGATTTTATTCTAACAAGACCTGTAAAAGTAGGTTCATACATCGGTGGAAAGCTTTTTTCTAATTTCTCAGTTGTAGCTATTAGTGTGACATTTGGATATGTTGTATCTTACGTTTATGTAAATTTTTTGTTTAATAATATTTCATTTCTTGATATGATACTAGCCATTGTTTTTTATCAATTATGGGTTCTTTTTATGATTTCTTTTACTTCGATGGTGAGCACTATTTTTAATGGACAGGGCGTTATCGCTTTAATTAGTATCGTTTGCTTGTTTATTTTTAAAATAATTAGTGGCGTACATCCAATAATTGATTTATTAAATCCTGCAGGAATGAGTCAACATGCAATGATGGTATTAATAACGGGTTCAGTCGATTCGCATTTATACGGCAATATGTTAATTACTTTCATATGGATTTCTTTAACCGTAACGATTTCGCACTATTGGATTTCAGAAAAGAAATATCATAAAGATTAA
- a CDS encoding ABC transporter ATP-binding protein — translation MKLEIKDVTKNFKTKTAVNNFTMEVETGQCVGLIGPNGAGKSTLIKIIADILYADKGEVLLNGKKISNMKKEIGYLPQYPDFFHWMTAKETLFFMGQLSGIAKEKLIEEVPAILKKVGLYNEQNEKVQTFSGGMKQRLGIAQTLLHKPSFIVMDEPVSALDPIGRREVLNLIQEIKHETTILLSTHILGDAEEICERFVIMKQGKKIEDTTLDKLLTHNNESVVHLEIASENMLWVQLVEKLPYVKNVEVIGKRMKVTLENVQKNKDMLLRDALENKIDIVRFEVGSSETLEEIFLKLVVSV, via the coding sequence ATGAAGTTAGAAATTAAAGATGTCACAAAAAACTTTAAAACAAAGACAGCAGTCAATAACTTTACTATGGAAGTTGAAACTGGTCAGTGTGTGGGACTCATAGGGCCAAACGGCGCTGGAAAGTCTACGTTAATTAAAATCATTGCAGACATCTTATATGCAGATAAAGGCGAAGTACTTCTAAATGGGAAAAAAATTTCAAATATGAAAAAAGAAATAGGTTATCTTCCACAATACCCTGACTTTTTCCATTGGATGACAGCCAAAGAAACACTCTTCTTTATGGGACAGTTATCAGGTATAGCAAAAGAAAAACTTATTGAGGAAGTACCAGCAATATTAAAAAAAGTTGGATTATATAACGAACAAAATGAGAAAGTCCAAACATTTTCTGGGGGAATGAAGCAGAGATTAGGCATTGCCCAAACGCTTTTACATAAGCCATCTTTTATTGTCATGGATGAGCCTGTTTCGGCATTAGATCCAATAGGTAGGAGAGAGGTTTTAAATTTAATTCAAGAAATTAAACATGAAACGACTATTTTATTATCAACTCACATTTTAGGTGATGCAGAAGAAATCTGTGAACGATTTGTTATCATGAAACAAGGAAAGAAAATTGAAGATACGACATTAGATAAATTATTAACGCACAACAATGAATCGGTTGTTCATCTTGAAATAGCATCTGAAAACATGCTTTGGGTGCAATTAGTTGAAAAGCTTCCATATGTGAAAAATGTAGAAGTAATCGGAAAAAGAATGAAAGTTACCCTTGAAAATGTTCAGAAAAATAAAGATATGTTACTCCGTGATGCGCTGGAAAACAAGATTGATATTGTTCGATTTGAAGTTGGAAGCAGTGAGACGTTAGAAGAAATCTTTTTAAAACTGGTGGTGAGTGTATGA
- a CDS encoding PLD nuclease N-terminal domain-containing protein translates to MKLHYGLNELKDIDWLAVLQIALPFMVVGLILILIALFDLYRHRKTRANVLLWTIVILFFNTIGPILYFTIGRKGEKTYEVRN, encoded by the coding sequence ATGAAACTTCACTATGGGTTAAATGAATTGAAGGATATCGATTGGTTGGCAGTACTACAGATTGCATTACCGTTTATGGTGGTTGGACTCATTCTTATTCTAATTGCACTGTTTGATTTGTATCGGCACCGTAAGACAAGGGCAAATGTTCTTTTATGGACAATAGTTATCTTATTTTTTAATACCATTGGACCCATTTTATATTTCACTATTGGACGAAAAGGAGAAAAAACTTATGAAGTTAGAAATTAA
- a CDS encoding GntR family transcriptional regulator, translating to MLQMKIDTNSQLQIYKQVVNQIIELIAKGQIQHNDSLPSVRNMAKDIGINIHTVSKSYHELEKKGIIKMENRVKAKVIASSNQVIEESKLHNFELSIKNVMMEAYVMGFNKKKISQSITKILDELD from the coding sequence ATGTTACAAATGAAGATAGATACGAATAGCCAATTGCAAATTTATAAACAAGTCGTAAATCAAATTATTGAACTCATTGCAAAAGGCCAAATTCAACACAATGATAGTCTTCCTTCTGTTCGAAATATGGCGAAAGATATAGGAATAAACATACATACAGTTTCAAAAAGCTATCATGAACTTGAGAAAAAAGGGATTATAAAGATGGAGAATCGAGTAAAAGCAAAAGTTATCGCTAGCTCAAATCAGGTAATAGAAGAATCTAAACTACACAATTTTGAACTTTCTATAAAAAACGTTATGATGGAAGCTTATGTAATGGGATTTAATAAGAAAAAAATTAGTCAATCTATCACAAAAATTTTAGATGAATTGGATTAA
- a CDS encoding HAD-IA family hydrolase: MKHIIFDFDGTLADSTAVLASVWNIIAKKYEFKEVQLEDIDSLKKISITERSKLFNFPLHKLPIILPQFYRLYQQSLKEVHLFHGMKDVLKEIESNGYTIAIISSNSKDNILEFLNMNGIDQVSEVLCSSRIFGKDKVIKKYLKESNIKRSDVLYVGDEQRDIIACKKVGIPIIWVNWGYDAIEVIQSEEPDYKVFSPAEILNII, translated from the coding sequence ATGAAACATATAATATTTGATTTTGATGGAACACTTGCAGATTCCACAGCAGTTCTCGCCTCTGTATGGAACATAATCGCCAAAAAATATGAATTTAAGGAAGTACAGTTAGAGGATATTGATTCGCTAAAAAAAATATCAATTACTGAACGAAGTAAATTATTTAACTTCCCCCTACACAAGCTACCTATTATACTTCCTCAATTTTACCGATTATATCAACAGTCATTAAAAGAAGTTCATCTATTTCATGGTATGAAAGATGTTTTAAAGGAAATTGAAAGCAACGGTTATACAATCGCGATTATCTCCTCTAATTCAAAAGACAATATTTTGGAATTTTTAAACATGAATGGCATTGACCAAGTCTCCGAAGTACTGTGCTCTAGCCGTATTTTTGGAAAGGATAAAGTAATTAAAAAATATTTAAAAGAATCGAACATCAAAAGATCAGACGTGTTATATGTTGGTGATGAGCAACGTGATATCATCGCATGCAAAAAAGTTGGTATTCCAATTATTTGGGTTAATTGGGGATATGACGCAATAGAGGTTATTCAATCCGAAGAGCCTGATTACAAAGTATTTTCTCCAGCAGAAATATTAAATATCATTTGA
- a CDS encoding VanW family protein yields MAVLCLGCTIALAGCQEKLENEQIETDDVKQPVTYTEDKEREAGPVVVEIVDPQSLEIIHIISPQELGYETDPESYKKKIEQFAQQLARGTDTVVGLDKRMVLDKLDDNGGIIKGSPLMILKESELVERVLAASATGGKVEMPLYITESGYYLEDIPYLEDVVVASYTTYFNSSDAGRNKNIELSAKAINNVIVGSGDTFSFNTVVGPRDEENGYQPAPEIINKKLVMGIGGGICQTSSTLFNAVDQLPIKFVERHHHSLDVGYVPKGRDATVSYGGLDFRFQNTSDVPFLIKATYGKDFLTVEVRTSEKYQAVLKKLTTQ; encoded by the coding sequence ATGGCTGTACTTTGTTTAGGATGTACTATTGCTTTGGCTGGTTGTCAAGAAAAATTAGAGAACGAACAAATTGAAACTGACGATGTAAAGCAGCCAGTGACGTACACGGAGGACAAGGAGCGGGAAGCTGGACCTGTCGTGGTTGAAATTGTTGATCCGCAATCTTTGGAAATCATCCACATCATATCACCACAGGAACTAGGCTATGAAACAGACCCTGAATCGTATAAAAAGAAAATTGAACAATTTGCACAGCAGTTAGCAAGAGGAACAGATACAGTAGTTGGTTTAGATAAGCGAATGGTACTCGACAAATTGGATGATAATGGTGGGATTATTAAAGGCAGTCCATTGATGATTTTAAAAGAAAGTGAATTGGTTGAAAGGGTGCTAGCTGCATCTGCAACGGGGGGCAAGGTAGAAATGCCATTGTATATTACAGAAAGTGGCTATTATCTTGAAGACATACCGTATTTAGAGGATGTTGTTGTGGCCTCTTATACAACATACTTTAATTCATCAGATGCAGGAAGAAACAAAAATATTGAACTTTCAGCAAAGGCCATCAATAATGTTATTGTTGGGAGCGGGGATACTTTTTCTTTTAATACTGTTGTTGGACCTAGAGATGAAGAAAACGGTTATCAGCCTGCACCTGAAATTATTAATAAAAAACTTGTCATGGGCATCGGTGGGGGGATATGCCAAACTTCCTCAACGTTGTTTAATGCAGTCGATCAATTACCTATAAAATTCGTCGAGCGACATCATCATTCATTAGATGTTGGCTACGTCCCAAAGGGTAGAGATGCAACGGTGTCGTACGGTGGATTAGATTTTAGGTTTCAAAACACGAGTGATGTACCATTTTTGATAAAGGCGACCTATGGAAAAGATTTTTTAACAGTAGAAGTGCGAACATCAGAAAAATACCAAGCGGTTTTAAAAAAGCTTACAACTCAATAG
- a CDS encoding LuxR C-terminal-related transcriptional regulator, with product MPTTLLSSKLTIPLNAPDLIERKQLFDLLRLHTYKKVTILRAPAGYGKTTVLSSWFENSKEAVAWVSLDAAENDPIRYWTYAVHAVAKAYQCNIDQILAPLLHAQDLATLEFFINSFLEELNALAKPIHIVLDDYHVIDNPAIHQLMTQFIEYLPSEAHIYIATRTALALPTAKWRVKQWLQEFNVDHLRFTLQETKQFFSCKHAVPLNQQHLQNVLDKTEGWVAGLLLTRLANEQQVDPFDHIAQPFISEFLWQEIIQNLPSTTQKFLIQTSLLHELEPAICDQLTKQSNSLELLENLEAKGLFIIRLQSKKPVFRYHHLFAEALQLELNKQYSVQQVQLIVQEVAHSIYKQGNYNSAIELALKYEQYEQAASWITEHLVQLYASGQTTTYMRWLHQLRSAHYIVPYEMLVIGFLTSITTMDTKIATSLMEELEMRQHVEHWMEQEEHAAMAYIYESAKAYAIVASGGNLQLVEEIMRNLLAKGPAPSRWDNVPIPYNIFEYKLSRTSIGSKGKLQIMEDGEAVGKLFRETSLQTANVTAFSYGVAAESLYERSLIEYAQKELEIAIGLGHHHQDAGLFIPMYLLKAKIYTHQQQANTARAMLAQVLEDVSEKHWRTSIQIMQAYCFIVDGDSRNAEMLLQATKTKQPFWQLVYARLLLLKGELNDALSFVIQVKTKAQQDEQIATIIEATVLEVICQHRLGNTSIALDILHEMLQLAAKYYYIRTLLDEKELLPLLEQYFQLESYALKWNPYPDYYFNYLQSCTTSVVRNEILTPREMELLDLLANGVTNREIAKMLNLSDGTVRVYLSTIYQKLGVKSRTQAILHTKK from the coding sequence ATGCCTACTACACTATTGTCTTCTAAATTAACGATTCCTCTCAACGCACCTGATTTAATTGAGCGAAAACAATTATTTGATCTTTTACGACTTCATACTTATAAAAAAGTAACGATTTTACGTGCTCCAGCAGGCTATGGGAAAACAACTGTACTAAGCAGCTGGTTTGAAAATAGTAAGGAAGCTGTGGCTTGGGTTTCACTTGATGCAGCTGAAAATGATCCGATTCGTTATTGGACTTATGCTGTGCATGCCGTTGCCAAAGCTTATCAATGCAATATAGATCAAATACTTGCTCCACTATTACATGCTCAAGACTTAGCAACACTTGAATTTTTTATTAATTCATTTTTGGAAGAACTCAATGCTTTAGCAAAACCAATACATATTGTATTAGATGATTATCATGTAATTGATAATCCCGCAATTCATCAACTTATGACTCAGTTCATAGAGTACTTACCTTCTGAGGCACATATATATATTGCGACTCGGACAGCACTTGCACTCCCTACTGCTAAGTGGCGTGTTAAACAATGGCTACAAGAATTCAATGTGGATCATTTACGCTTTACGTTGCAAGAAACTAAGCAATTTTTTTCCTGCAAACATGCAGTTCCACTAAATCAACAACATTTACAAAATGTTTTAGACAAAACGGAAGGATGGGTAGCTGGATTATTGTTAACGCGCTTGGCGAATGAACAACAGGTGGACCCGTTCGATCATATCGCGCAGCCGTTTATTTCTGAGTTTCTATGGCAAGAAATTATTCAAAACCTTCCGTCAACAACACAAAAATTTCTCATACAGACATCTTTACTGCACGAGCTAGAACCTGCTATATGTGACCAGCTCACAAAGCAATCGAATAGCCTTGAATTGTTAGAAAATTTAGAAGCAAAAGGTCTATTTATCATTCGTCTGCAATCAAAAAAGCCTGTTTTCCGCTACCATCATTTATTTGCTGAAGCTTTACAATTAGAACTAAACAAACAATATTCAGTTCAGCAAGTACAATTGATTGTCCAAGAAGTTGCTCATTCTATTTACAAGCAGGGAAATTATAATTCTGCCATTGAGCTAGCACTTAAATATGAACAATATGAACAAGCAGCTTCATGGATAACAGAACATCTTGTACAGCTCTACGCTTCCGGACAAACAACAACATACATGCGCTGGTTACATCAACTTCGGAGTGCTCACTATATCGTTCCATATGAAATGCTTGTTATCGGCTTCCTAACTTCTATTACAACAATGGATACAAAAATAGCTACTTCCCTTATGGAGGAGCTTGAAATGCGACAACATGTAGAACATTGGATGGAGCAAGAAGAGCATGCTGCGATGGCGTATATATATGAAAGTGCTAAAGCATATGCTATTGTCGCTTCTGGTGGGAATTTACAGTTAGTTGAAGAAATTATGCGCAATCTGCTTGCTAAAGGGCCTGCTCCTTCACGTTGGGATAACGTTCCGATTCCTTATAATATTTTCGAATACAAACTGTCTCGCACTAGTATCGGCTCAAAAGGGAAACTTCAAATAATGGAAGATGGCGAAGCTGTTGGAAAACTTTTTCGAGAAACATCGTTACAAACTGCAAATGTTACAGCATTTAGCTATGGGGTCGCTGCTGAATCTTTATACGAACGAAGTTTAATAGAATATGCTCAAAAGGAGCTTGAAATCGCCATTGGTTTAGGTCATCATCATCAAGATGCTGGTTTATTTATTCCTATGTATTTATTAAAAGCAAAAATTTACACACATCAACAACAAGCAAATACAGCCCGTGCGATGCTAGCCCAAGTATTAGAAGATGTTTCGGAAAAACATTGGCGAACTTCCATTCAAATTATGCAAGCTTATTGTTTTATAGTTGATGGAGATAGTCGAAATGCAGAGATGCTATTACAGGCAACAAAAACGAAGCAACCATTTTGGCAGCTAGTTTATGCTCGTTTACTGTTATTAAAGGGCGAGCTAAACGATGCATTATCTTTTGTCATTCAAGTTAAAACGAAGGCTCAGCAAGATGAGCAAATCGCAACGATTATAGAAGCGACAGTGCTAGAGGTTATTTGCCAGCATCGTTTAGGAAATACTTCTATCGCATTAGATATTTTACATGAAATGTTACAATTAGCAGCAAAATATTATTATATTCGGACATTATTAGATGAGAAGGAGCTACTCCCCCTTCTAGAGCAATATTTTCAATTAGAGTCGTATGCATTAAAATGGAATCCTTACCCAGATTATTATTTCAATTATCTTCAAAGTTGCACAACAAGTGTCGTTCGTAACGAAATATTGACACCACGTGAAATGGAATTGCTCGATCTTTTAGCCAATGGTGTCACCAATCGAGAAATTGCGAAGATGCTGAATTTATCAGATGGAACTGTTCGCGTTTATTTATCTACTATTTATCAAAAACTAGGTGTCAAATCCCGCACACAGGCAATCCTCCACACAAAAAAGTAA
- a CDS encoding CAP domain-containing protein, protein MFKKVKKAAMASVLSVSLLVPISAMAADSYTVVAGDSLWKIAVNTQTGVQELIDANPQLANPDQINVGQKINIPTNEQASVEQEVVKLVNAERAKAGLPALKEDWELSRVAKYKSQDMHDKNYFDHTSPTYGIPFTMMKNFGITYKSAGENIAKGQKSATEVVNAWMNSEGHRANILNKSYTHIGVGFVKDGNYWSQMFIQK, encoded by the coding sequence ATGTTTAAAAAAGTAAAAAAAGCCGCAATGGCATCCGTATTATCAGTATCATTATTAGTACCAATCAGCGCAATGGCAGCTGATTCATATACAGTAGTAGCAGGTGATTCTCTTTGGAAAATTGCCGTAAACACTCAAACAGGCGTACAGGAGCTAATTGATGCAAATCCTCAACTAGCAAATCCTGATCAAATTAACGTAGGACAAAAAATTAATATTCCAACAAATGAGCAAGCATCTGTAGAACAAGAAGTAGTTAAACTTGTCAATGCAGAACGAGCAAAAGCAGGACTTCCAGCATTAAAAGAAGATTGGGAGCTTTCAAGAGTAGCAAAATATAAATCTCAAGACATGCATGATAAAAACTACTTCGATCATACAAGCCCAACATATGGCATACCTTTTACAATGATGAAAAACTTCGGTATTACGTATAAATCAGCTGGAGAAAATATTGCCAAAGGTCAAAAATCAGCTACTGAAGTCGTAAATGCTTGGATGAATAGTGAAGGACACCGAGCAAATATTCTAAACAAAAGCTATACACATATCGGTGTAGGCTTTGTGAAAGATGGTAACTACTGGTCTCAAATGTTTATTCAAAAATAA
- a CDS encoding DHHW family protein produces the protein MKQNAERLLVFGFVGTMLFFALLFFILPHQRFSELENRYLQAAPRLTWDDVLSKKYAEEVERFVTDHFPFRDKWLWLKSATEKGRLQQENNDIYQGKDGYLFDKFTEPDNTKVQQDINAVKQFAYKHPKVNMTFLLAPTSIGLYPERLPWLAPTYPQKKVNQLIEGQLHNDLTFINGFDFLEPHATETIYYRTDHHWTTYGAYLAYVAYAKQMGWEPLSQSDFLIKNVSNSFLGSYHTRSQFTNVTPDQIQAYIPRKQVKTEMYIADSNQTFTTMYDTSFLKKKDQYSYFLGGVHALMKLTTKLDPQQIEQQKLLVIKDSYAHNVIPFLTNHIPEIHVIDLRYYNGNITQYMNENGIEDVLLLFNTTTFVEDTAISKINK, from the coding sequence TTGAAGCAAAATGCAGAGCGATTACTAGTTTTTGGTTTTGTCGGTACGATGCTGTTCTTTGCTCTACTATTTTTCATTTTGCCTCATCAGCGCTTCTCTGAACTGGAAAATAGATATTTACAAGCAGCACCACGTTTAACATGGGATGATGTATTGTCGAAAAAATATGCCGAGGAAGTGGAGCGTTTCGTCACAGACCATTTCCCATTTCGGGACAAATGGTTATGGTTGAAATCAGCCACAGAAAAAGGCCGCTTGCAACAAGAGAATAATGACATCTACCAAGGGAAAGACGGCTATTTATTCGACAAGTTTACAGAACCAGATAATACGAAAGTGCAACAAGATATAAATGCAGTAAAGCAATTCGCCTATAAGCATCCAAAAGTGAACATGACATTTTTGCTTGCACCGACATCAATTGGGCTTTATCCAGAGCGCTTACCGTGGTTAGCTCCAACGTATCCTCAAAAGAAAGTCAATCAATTAATAGAAGGGCAATTGCACAATGACTTAACGTTTATCAATGGTTTTGATTTTTTAGAGCCACATGCAACTGAAACCATTTACTACCGTACGGACCATCATTGGACGACATATGGAGCCTATTTAGCGTATGTTGCGTATGCAAAGCAAATGGGGTGGGAGCCTCTTTCACAGAGCGATTTTTTAATTAAAAACGTTAGCAATTCATTTCTTGGAAGCTATCATACTCGAAGTCAATTCACGAATGTAACGCCTGATCAAATTCAAGCTTATATTCCACGAAAGCAAGTAAAGACAGAGATGTATATCGCAGATTCTAATCAAACCTTCACTACAATGTACGATACAAGCTTTCTTAAGAAAAAGGATCAATATTCTTATTTCTTAGGAGGAGTACATGCGCTTATGAAGCTTACGACAAAGCTTGACCCACAGCAGATAGAACAACAGAAGCTTTTAGTCATCAAAGACTCTTATGCTCATAACGTCATTCCATTTTTGACAAATCATATCCCTGAAATACATGTTATCGACCTGCGCTACTATAACGGTAATATAACGCAGTATATGAATGAAAATGGTATTGAAGATGTTCTGCTGTTGTTTAATACAACAACCTTCGTTGAAGATACTGCCATTTCCAAAATAAATAAATAA